A genomic region of Pseudoalteromonas piscicida contains the following coding sequences:
- a CDS encoding acetate--CoA ligase, whose translation MTTTTYQQAYQTFSQDPEAFWLKEAARLDWHTPPKIGHNQDQEGLSHWFSDGLMNTSYLALDHHVNQGRAEQTALIYDSPVTNTKRKISYRELLSQVSHFAAGLNQLGVNVGDRVVIYMPMVPEAVVAMLACARVGAIHSVVFGGFAPHELLVRIDDAKPKLVISASCGIEIDRIIEYKPMLDEALSLAKHQVEHCIVLQREEYQAQISSPRDLDWAVVANTPESFDAVPLPSTHPLYILYTSGTTGTPKGVVREQGGHAVALNYSMKTVYGMEPGEVFWAASDIGWVVGHSYIVYGPLIYGCTSVLYEGKPIKTPDAGAFWRVVEEYQVVALFSAPTAFRAIKKEDPSAALLANYNTSSLKALFLAGERLDPATYDWLQSTTKLPVIDHWWQTETGWAIASNPVGIELMPTKAGSATVPTPGYQVEILDVDGSPCEANQQGVVAVKLPLPPGCLTTIWNNTARFKGSYLSQYPGYYLSGGGGYFDGDGYLFIMGRTDDVINVAGHRLSTGEMEEIVAGHNAIAECAVFGGKDELKGQVPIAMVVLKDGVNTTETAIAEEIRSLIREKIGAIACLKTIKVVERLPKTRSGKILRKNLRQLVDGEDIVVPSTIDDPAIIEELKQLWDVSQHQ comes from the coding sequence ATGACAACAACAACCTATCAACAGGCATATCAAACATTTTCCCAAGACCCAGAGGCATTTTGGCTTAAAGAAGCGGCACGGCTTGATTGGCATACGCCACCAAAAATCGGACATAACCAAGACCAAGAGGGACTGAGTCATTGGTTTAGTGATGGCTTGATGAATACTAGTTATTTGGCACTCGACCATCATGTAAACCAAGGGAGAGCAGAGCAAACCGCGCTAATTTATGATTCGCCTGTGACGAATACAAAACGCAAAATTAGCTATCGAGAGTTGCTCTCTCAGGTGAGCCATTTTGCCGCTGGCTTAAATCAACTTGGTGTAAATGTAGGTGATAGGGTCGTAATTTATATGCCTATGGTGCCTGAAGCGGTCGTTGCTATGCTTGCTTGTGCGCGCGTGGGTGCTATTCATTCTGTGGTGTTTGGCGGCTTTGCACCTCATGAGCTTTTGGTGAGAATAGATGATGCTAAGCCAAAGCTAGTGATCAGCGCTTCTTGCGGAATTGAAATAGACCGCATCATTGAATACAAACCTATGCTGGATGAAGCGCTCTCGTTGGCAAAGCATCAAGTGGAACATTGCATTGTGTTACAGCGTGAGGAGTACCAAGCGCAGATTTCGTCGCCAAGGGACCTAGATTGGGCTGTGGTGGCAAACACGCCAGAATCCTTTGATGCCGTGCCGTTACCAAGCACCCATCCGCTTTATATTTTGTATACCTCTGGCACCACAGGCACACCCAAAGGAGTAGTGCGAGAGCAGGGCGGTCACGCTGTGGCATTAAACTACAGTATGAAAACCGTTTACGGCATGGAGCCCGGTGAAGTGTTTTGGGCTGCATCCGACATTGGCTGGGTTGTGGGGCATTCTTATATTGTTTATGGCCCGCTGATTTATGGTTGCACCAGCGTATTATACGAAGGAAAACCGATTAAAACTCCAGATGCAGGGGCGTTTTGGCGAGTGGTCGAAGAATACCAAGTGGTTGCACTTTTTAGTGCTCCGACAGCATTTCGTGCCATAAAAAAAGAAGATCCGAGCGCAGCCCTCTTGGCTAACTACAACACCAGCAGTCTAAAAGCACTATTTTTAGCTGGTGAACGACTCGACCCTGCTACCTACGACTGGCTACAGTCCACCACAAAGCTGCCGGTAATCGACCACTGGTGGCAAACGGAAACGGGCTGGGCAATTGCATCTAACCCAGTTGGAATTGAATTGATGCCTACAAAGGCGGGCAGTGCCACAGTTCCTACACCGGGCTATCAAGTTGAGATCCTTGATGTGGACGGCAGTCCATGTGAAGCCAATCAACAAGGTGTTGTTGCGGTTAAATTGCCACTTCCCCCTGGTTGTTTAACCACCATTTGGAATAATACAGCACGCTTTAAAGGCAGTTACTTATCACAATACCCCGGTTATTATCTCTCTGGTGGCGGCGGCTATTTTGATGGAGACGGCTATTTGTTTATTATGGGCCGCACCGATGACGTAATAAACGTAGCCGGGCATAGACTGTCAACCGGTGAAATGGAAGAAATCGTCGCAGGTCACAATGCAATTGCAGAATGCGCCGTGTTTGGCGGTAAAGACGAGCTAAAAGGCCAAGTGCCTATTGCCATGGTGGTACTGAAAGATGGCGTAAACACCACTGAAACGGCCATTGCCGAGGAAATAAGAAGCCTGATCCGCGAAAAAATCGGCGCGATTGCCTGTCTTAAAACCATTAAAGTGGTTGAGCGTTTACCCAAAACCCGTTCAGGTAAAATTCTTAGAAAGAACCTACGCCAGCTGGTAGACGGAGAAGACATTGTCGTGCCATCTACCATTGACGACCCCGCCATTATAGAAGAGTTAAAGCAATTGTGGGATGTGAGCCAGCACCAATAG
- a CDS encoding IS110 family RNA-guided transposase — protein sequence MTQSNLIAIDLAKNIFQVAQLKGNKLKFNKPMKREPMLELLAKAEGSKVVMEACGSAQHIARKALSLGHDVMLLPPKFVKAFRQGQKTDANDVLAIASASQAYNVKPCKIMTVEEQTLQSLSQARTLVDKQKTQLSNQIRGLLLEFGVVINQGDAALTQAVPDILEDAENALPIALKQALAVSYELYKTQCAAKAQLHKQVEAITKQNDSCQRLMALEGVGPITAIELLSFLGNTSQFSDARGAAACAGVTPTQHSSGGKAKIGHIPKRRGNTLRKNLFLGARTVVSRLKHKEATTEKERWIKNLLAKKSVKCVAIALANKTVRTAYALLKNGSTYEPKILAA from the coding sequence ATGACACAGTCTAATTTAATTGCTATCGACTTGGCAAAAAACATTTTCCAAGTAGCGCAGCTGAAAGGCAATAAACTCAAGTTTAATAAGCCAATGAAACGCGAACCTATGCTTGAGTTGCTAGCAAAAGCCGAGGGTTCAAAGGTCGTGATGGAAGCTTGTGGTAGCGCCCAGCACATTGCTCGCAAAGCGCTGTCGCTGGGGCACGATGTCATGTTGCTTCCCCCTAAATTTGTTAAAGCGTTTAGGCAAGGCCAAAAAACTGATGCAAATGATGTCCTCGCCATTGCCAGTGCAAGCCAAGCATATAACGTGAAGCCCTGTAAAATCATGACAGTTGAAGAGCAAACGTTGCAGTCATTGAGCCAAGCGAGAACCTTAGTAGATAAACAAAAGACTCAGCTTTCAAATCAAATACGTGGCTTGCTATTAGAGTTTGGTGTTGTCATTAATCAAGGCGATGCAGCGTTAACACAAGCGGTTCCAGATATTTTAGAAGATGCTGAAAATGCGCTCCCTATCGCATTAAAACAAGCACTCGCGGTGAGTTACGAGCTATATAAAACACAATGTGCCGCTAAAGCACAACTACATAAACAAGTTGAAGCGATAACCAAGCAAAATGACAGTTGCCAGCGTTTAATGGCATTAGAAGGCGTTGGCCCAATTACCGCGATAGAGCTGTTATCATTTTTAGGCAATACTTCACAATTTAGTGATGCCAGAGGAGCGGCGGCATGTGCAGGTGTTACACCGACCCAGCACTCATCAGGCGGAAAAGCCAAGATAGGTCATATCCCCAAAAGACGAGGCAATACATTAAGGAAAAACCTGTTTCTCGGTGCAAGAACGGTAGTCAGCAGGCTAAAACATAAAGAAGCGACCACAGAGAAAGAACGCTGGATAAAAAATCTACTCGCCAAGAAAAGCGTGAAATGTGTTGCCATTGCATTGGCCAATAAAACGGTTAGAACCGCCTATGCCTTACTTAAAAACGGTTCAACATACGAGCCAAAAATCTTAGCGGCGTAG
- a CDS encoding IS110 family RNA-guided transposase — MKPCKIMTVEEQTLQSLNQARTLVDKQKTQLSNQIRGLLLEFGVVINQGDAALTQAVPDILEDAENALPIALKQALAVSYELYKTQCAAKAQLHKQVEAITKQNDSCQRLMALEGVGPITAIELLSFLGNTSQFSDARGAAACAGVTPTQHSSGGKAKIGHIPKRRGNTLRKNLFLGARTVVSRLKHKEATTEKERWIKNLLAKKSVKCVAIALANKTVRTAYALLKNGSTYEPKILAA; from the coding sequence GTGAAGCCCTGTAAAATCATGACGGTTGAAGAGCAAACGTTGCAGTCATTGAACCAAGCGAGAACCTTAGTAGATAAACAAAAGACTCAGCTTTCAAATCAAATACGTGGCTTGCTATTAGAGTTTGGTGTTGTCATTAATCAAGGCGATGCAGCGTTAACACAAGCGGTTCCAGATATTTTAGAAGATGCTGAAAATGCGCTCCCTATCGCATTAAAACAAGCACTCGCGGTGAGTTACGAGCTATATAAAACACAATGTGCCGCTAAAGCACAACTACATAAACAAGTTGAAGCGATAACCAAGCAAAATGACAGTTGCCAGCGTTTAATGGCATTAGAAGGCGTTGGCCCAATTACCGCGATAGAGCTGTTATCATTTTTAGGCAATACTTCACAATTTAGTGATGCCAGAGGAGCGGCGGCATGTGCAGGTGTTACACCGACCCAGCACTCATCAGGCGGAAAAGCCAAGATAGGTCATATCCCCAAAAGACGAGGCAATACATTAAGGAAAAACCTGTTTCTCGGTGCAAGAACGGTAGTCAGCAGGCTAAAACATAAAGAAGCGACCACAGAGAAAGAACGCTGGATAAAAAACCTACTCGCCAAGAAAAGCGTGAAATGTGTTGCCATTGCATTGGCCAATAAAACGGTTAGAACCGCCTATGCCTTACTTAAAAACGGTTCAACATACGAGCCAAAAATCTTAGCGGCGTAG
- a CDS encoding efflux RND transporter periplasmic adaptor subunit, which translates to MIKDTSVQDKQIAKKRTIKKPVIALLAVGITLAGLTSTWPSINTILSAEQTVSREQVRLATVVRGDISEDIRVEGRTLAANNPDLYAIASGTVTLNVKPGDAIKAGQALLNIDSPELTNRLLQEEATFERLQTEVERQRISIKQQLLDTEQRMEMAKVDLEAAEREMARSKQSIEKQIISKLELEQSMVELKRAQLQERHAIDSLKLEQERLAFELKSSELSLTRQQHILEEVQRQVAALNIISPLSGIVGTVHVQQKQFVQRDAALISLVDLSELEVEAQIPEIYADNLGVGMAAEVFINQYQYHAKLVAISPEIEAGRVSARVRFDEQPSGLRQNQKVSTRIILSQKQDVLKVRRGAFVETGAGRFTYAVVGEQADQTPIQLGVKSISEVEIIEGLNEGQEIVISSLDPFNNKARVLLGK; encoded by the coding sequence ATGATTAAAGATACAAGTGTGCAAGACAAACAAATCGCAAAAAAGCGAACCATAAAAAAGCCGGTGATTGCGTTGTTGGCCGTTGGCATCACCTTAGCTGGATTAACCAGTACTTGGCCAAGCATTAACACGATTCTGTCAGCAGAGCAGACCGTATCGCGCGAGCAAGTACGTCTCGCCACAGTAGTGAGAGGAGATATCAGCGAAGATATTCGCGTTGAAGGGCGTACGCTCGCTGCGAATAATCCAGACTTATACGCCATCGCATCGGGCACAGTAACACTCAATGTTAAACCCGGTGATGCCATCAAAGCGGGGCAAGCGTTGCTTAATATCGACAGTCCAGAGCTAACCAACCGTTTACTACAAGAAGAGGCGACATTTGAACGTTTACAAACGGAAGTTGAGCGCCAAAGGATCTCGATTAAACAGCAGCTACTCGATACTGAACAACGCATGGAAATGGCGAAAGTAGACTTAGAAGCGGCAGAGCGGGAAATGGCACGCTCAAAACAAAGCATCGAAAAGCAAATTATCTCAAAACTAGAGCTTGAACAGTCAATGGTTGAACTTAAGCGCGCGCAGCTACAAGAGCGTCACGCCATCGATTCGCTAAAGCTTGAGCAAGAGCGACTTGCGTTTGAGCTAAAAAGTAGTGAGCTGAGCCTAACCAGACAACAGCATATTTTAGAAGAAGTGCAGCGTCAGGTAGCCGCTCTTAACATTATTTCGCCGTTGTCAGGTATTGTTGGTACAGTGCATGTCCAGCAAAAGCAGTTTGTACAGCGAGATGCGGCATTAATCTCCTTGGTTGACCTTTCTGAGCTTGAGGTTGAAGCGCAAATACCAGAAATTTACGCCGACAATCTAGGTGTCGGCATGGCCGCTGAAGTATTTATCAATCAATACCAATATCACGCAAAGCTGGTCGCTATTTCCCCTGAAATCGAAGCAGGCCGTGTCAGTGCGCGAGTACGTTTTGATGAACAACCAAGCGGTCTTCGCCAAAACCAAAAGGTATCTACAAGAATTATCCTGTCGCAAAAGCAAGACGTGCTCAAAGTAAGGCGTGGTGCATTTGTTGAAACCGGCGCTGGGCGTTTTACCTATGCGGTTGTCGGTGAGCAGGCTGATCAAACACCCATTCAGCTCGGTGTAAAAAGTATTTCTGAAGTTGAGATTATCGAGGGCCTGAATGAAGGACAAGAAATCGTGATCTCAAGTTTAGATCCGTTCAATAACAAAGCGCGAGTGTTACTCGGGAAGTAG
- a CDS encoding ABC transporter ATP-binding protein has translation MLKMNEVSKIYRTDMIETHALSNVNLTIEEGEFIAVTGPSGSGKTTFLNIAGLLERFERGDYFLDGENVANLNDKKLSQLRNEKIGFIFQGFNLISDLSLYDNVEVPLIFRGIKASERKKRIEEALELVGLASRMKHYPAQLSGGQQQRVAIARALAGKPRFLLADEPTGNLDSLMARQVMDLLQEVNQAGTTLIMVTHDNELARRAGRNIQILDGELTDITKSQLTELAV, from the coding sequence ATGTTAAAAATGAATGAAGTAAGCAAAATCTATCGCACAGATATGATTGAGACCCATGCACTCAGCAATGTCAATTTAACCATTGAAGAAGGGGAGTTTATTGCGGTCACAGGCCCGTCAGGATCAGGCAAAACGACCTTTTTGAACATTGCCGGTTTGTTAGAGCGTTTTGAGCGCGGTGACTATTTTCTAGATGGTGAAAACGTTGCCAATCTTAACGATAAAAAGCTATCACAACTACGAAACGAAAAAATTGGCTTTATCTTCCAAGGCTTTAATCTTATCAGCGACTTATCTTTATATGACAACGTTGAAGTTCCCCTTATTTTTAGGGGAATAAAAGCCAGTGAGCGTAAAAAGCGCATTGAGGAAGCGCTTGAACTCGTTGGGCTTGCAAGCCGAATGAAGCACTATCCGGCACAGTTGAGTGGTGGGCAGCAGCAGCGTGTGGCTATTGCCAGAGCGCTGGCGGGGAAACCGCGCTTCCTTTTAGCGGATGAACCAACGGGTAATTTAGACAGCTTAATGGCAAGGCAAGTGATGGATTTATTACAAGAAGTGAATCAGGCGGGCACCACATTGATTATGGTAACCCATGACAATGAGCTGGCTCGAAGAGCGGGTCGTAATATCCAAATTCTTGATGGTGAGTTAACCGACATCACTAAATCTCAGTTAACCGAATTGGCAGTGTAG
- a CDS encoding ABC transporter permease — MKELILLAWQGLKQKPKLSALMVINLAVGITLMLTMSAIVKQSSSEVIGHKGDYLYTAGLNFFDGDQDVVDFNQFPRWTYQDAEALKQADIPYEHLSFNYTTEFIVGLADNSVRPISVEASGTDREMFSVLDAPFIHGASWSEQSQQSGEAVAVISKNANDHLFGGANSVGQFIQVQGEQIQVVGVVDLSNYKRRFQDLSFSNNYNHDAFIPLNYAYVQSFPRTGQVSCRTDDLYTETNPRSGNIDMLKSAECGYLTVWFQYQNDMGTAHLAELKTWLNSYIANQQAVGRFQHKNLTDFYSMGELYILIQRFMAWEAIYLTFAYLLFGICLVNTVGILLAKFQANRKLISLYRALGANRGVIMQIHFLEILMLTVASVVLGFVLAFAGLELMFHLRMYQTDYMAFAEQVRQIYQFDGELALWTTTGIFLAVGISGLYPVYRSSRISPAAELRG, encoded by the coding sequence ATGAAAGAGCTAATACTGTTAGCTTGGCAGGGATTAAAGCAAAAACCCAAGCTAAGTGCATTGATGGTGATCAACCTTGCAGTTGGGATCACGTTAATGTTGACGATGTCAGCCATTGTAAAACAAAGCAGTAGTGAGGTGATTGGTCATAAGGGGGATTACTTGTACACCGCGGGCCTGAATTTTTTTGATGGCGACCAAGACGTTGTCGATTTCAACCAATTTCCTCGCTGGACATATCAAGATGCAGAGGCGCTTAAGCAAGCAGATATACCATACGAGCATCTATCATTTAACTACACCACAGAGTTTATTGTGGGGCTGGCGGATAACTCAGTTAGGCCTATTAGTGTAGAAGCTTCTGGCACAGATAGAGAGATGTTTAGTGTACTAGATGCGCCGTTTATCCACGGAGCTTCTTGGAGTGAACAAAGCCAGCAAAGTGGTGAAGCGGTCGCTGTGATCAGTAAAAATGCTAATGATCATCTTTTTGGTGGGGCGAATTCTGTCGGGCAGTTTATTCAAGTTCAAGGCGAACAAATACAAGTCGTGGGCGTGGTTGATTTAAGCAATTATAAACGTCGTTTCCAAGATTTGAGCTTTAGTAATAATTACAATCACGATGCTTTTATCCCGCTAAATTATGCCTATGTGCAAAGCTTTCCACGAACAGGGCAAGTATCGTGTAGAACCGACGATTTATACACCGAAACTAACCCGCGTAGCGGCAATATCGACATGCTGAAAAGTGCTGAATGTGGTTATTTGACGGTTTGGTTCCAATACCAAAATGATATGGGAACAGCACACCTCGCGGAATTAAAAACGTGGTTGAATAGCTATATTGCAAATCAGCAAGCGGTCGGTCGCTTTCAACATAAAAATCTTACCGACTTTTATAGCATGGGCGAGCTCTATATTTTGATCCAGCGTTTTATGGCATGGGAAGCCATTTACCTGACGTTTGCGTATTTACTATTTGGCATTTGTTTAGTGAATACCGTTGGCATTCTGCTCGCCAAATTCCAAGCTAATCGCAAGCTTATTTCCCTCTATCGAGCGCTCGGCGCAAACCGTGGGGTCATAATGCAAATTCACTTTTTAGAGATTTTGATGCTCACAGTTGCCTCTGTCGTGCTTGGTTTTGTACTAGCATTTGCAGGACTCGAGTTGATGTTCCATTTGCGTATGTATCAGACGGATTATATGGCGTTTGCCGAGCAAGTTCGTCAAATCTATCAGTTCGATGGTGAGCTGGCACTTTGGACGACGACAGGTATTTTCTTGGCGGTTGGGATATCTGGATTATATCCGGTATACCGTAGTAGCCGTATATCACCAGCTGCAGAGTTAAGGGGGTAA
- a CDS encoding ABC transporter permease: MAIKHILKLILKQKSIALLIILQIAITVMIVSNTAFISYATLQNWLIPSKLEEQQILNVTTRVFDTSVDMQSLIEKDIQAIENVPGVVAASYAGRELVLNSLGPGWTIFKDTQPETDYSVFGYFGLDEKGVDVLGLELVEGRRFYASEFIKGDEATKNAGVIMISDDLATSLFGDDSALGQTVYISRQRIPHQVVGVYKGKMLGEGATYNQQPYNSGVVPEVIWGNRQRANYLVRVEKGVSERVLEEVETALYHTNGRMVERVEFVARAKKRLWDGRSTFALTMAGISIIACVVTALGIVALVSFSVSLRKKDHGVLRALGASKGKVMWSLIKENTILVFIGLVLGFGLSILLYYFLMNNVRVQSVVEIPLLVGVAIFTWLVSTLAVYLPAKEAAKVSPAQVTKSS, from the coding sequence ATGGCGATTAAACATATTTTGAAACTGATCTTAAAGCAAAAAAGTATTGCACTGTTAATCATTCTACAAATCGCGATCACCGTGATGATAGTCAGCAATACGGCGTTTATCAGCTATGCAACGCTACAAAACTGGCTAATTCCTTCAAAGTTGGAAGAGCAACAAATTCTCAACGTAACGACGCGAGTATTTGATACCTCGGTAGACATGCAGTCGCTTATAGAAAAGGATATTCAAGCGATTGAAAATGTGCCTGGGGTCGTTGCCGCATCTTATGCTGGTAGAGAGCTGGTATTAAACAGCTTAGGCCCTGGATGGACTATTTTTAAAGATACCCAACCAGAAACAGACTACAGCGTGTTCGGCTACTTTGGCTTAGATGAAAAAGGGGTAGATGTACTTGGGCTTGAACTCGTTGAGGGGCGTAGATTTTATGCCAGCGAATTTATCAAAGGTGATGAGGCAACAAAAAATGCAGGCGTTATTATGATAAGTGACGACCTTGCCACGTCCTTATTTGGTGATGACTCTGCTCTTGGACAGACGGTGTATATTTCAAGACAACGCATTCCACATCAAGTAGTTGGTGTTTATAAAGGTAAAATGCTTGGAGAAGGCGCAACATACAATCAACAACCCTACAATTCGGGGGTTGTACCTGAAGTCATTTGGGGTAACCGTCAACGGGCAAATTATTTAGTCAGAGTTGAAAAAGGCGTGTCTGAGCGAGTGCTAGAAGAAGTTGAAACGGCACTTTATCACACCAACGGACGAATGGTTGAGCGAGTAGAGTTTGTTGCCAGAGCAAAAAAACGTTTGTGGGATGGCCGTAGCACCTTTGCACTCACCATGGCAGGTATAAGCATCATAGCATGCGTGGTCACCGCGCTTGGTATTGTCGCACTTGTCAGTTTTTCTGTTAGCCTAAGAAAGAAAGATCATGGTGTACTTCGTGCGTTAGGTGCATCTAAAGGCAAAGTGATGTGGTCTTTAATTAAAGAAAATACAATTTTAGTCTTTATCGGTTTAGTGCTAGGCTTTGGTCTCTCGATTTTGCTTTACTATTTTTTGATGAATAATGTTCGCGTGCAAAGTGTGGTAGAGATCCCGTTGTTGGTTGGGGTAGCTATTTTTACTTGGCTTGTGAGTACATTGGCGGTGTACCTGCCAGCCAAGGAAGCTGCGAAAGTGTCGCCGGCACAAGTAACGAAATCCAGTTAA
- a CDS encoding sigma-54-dependent transcriptional regulator: MSVLVIDDNPDVIQAIKVLLLLNDIPCEGVTSPQLGLEKVRSKQFDLVIQDMNFTRDTTSGAEGKALYKAIRDLEPDLPIILLTAWTNLEMAVELIKDGAADYLAKPWKDHKLVTSVKNLLEMRELQEQVSSAANQRNVRLQKLKAQYDLCGVVVADPAMLSLLEMATQVAHSDAPILITGPNGAGKEKIAEIVQANSSYKHKPFIKVNAGAIPADLIEAELFGVESGAYTGAQKSRAGRFEAADGGTLFLDEIGNLSLTGQQKLLRVLQSGEFERVGSNVTKKVSVRVISATNSNLPEAIRAGSFREDLYYRINMIELKLAPLSERKEDITVLVENFLPSNKTISNAAMKQLKHHTWPGNVRELENTIGRAVLLSPGQEIECEHLAIQTPQHEEPLEYTQADIEAALDSADGVVSKAARKLGLSRQALYRRMEKFGLK; this comes from the coding sequence ATGAGTGTATTGGTAATTGACGATAATCCGGATGTAATTCAAGCCATTAAAGTCCTTTTGTTGCTCAATGATATTCCGTGTGAAGGTGTTACCTCTCCGCAGCTGGGCCTAGAGAAGGTTCGTAGCAAACAGTTCGACTTAGTTATTCAAGATATGAACTTTACCCGAGACACCACCAGCGGTGCGGAAGGTAAAGCCCTGTATAAAGCCATTCGAGATTTAGAGCCTGATTTGCCAATCATTTTATTGACGGCTTGGACAAACCTTGAAATGGCGGTAGAGCTAATAAAAGATGGTGCGGCAGACTACTTAGCCAAACCTTGGAAAGACCATAAACTCGTCACCTCAGTGAAAAATTTGCTCGAAATGCGTGAATTGCAAGAGCAGGTGAGTAGTGCTGCTAATCAGCGTAATGTCAGATTACAAAAGCTAAAAGCGCAATACGACCTGTGTGGTGTGGTGGTTGCCGATCCGGCCATGTTGAGCTTGCTTGAAATGGCGACGCAGGTTGCGCACTCCGACGCGCCAATTCTGATCACAGGACCAAACGGCGCTGGTAAAGAGAAAATTGCAGAAATCGTGCAAGCCAATAGCAGCTATAAACATAAACCCTTTATTAAAGTGAATGCGGGGGCTATTCCGGCGGACCTCATTGAGGCCGAGTTATTTGGGGTTGAAAGTGGTGCTTATACAGGCGCACAAAAATCGAGGGCTGGACGTTTTGAAGCCGCCGATGGTGGCACTTTGTTTTTGGATGAAATCGGCAACTTGTCTTTGACAGGGCAACAAAAATTACTGAGGGTTTTACAAAGCGGTGAGTTTGAGCGCGTTGGCAGTAACGTGACCAAAAAGGTGAGCGTTAGGGTGATCAGTGCCACCAACAGTAATTTACCAGAGGCCATTCGCGCGGGTAGTTTTAGAGAAGACTTGTATTACCGAATTAACATGATTGAGCTGAAGCTAGCGCCATTATCTGAACGCAAAGAAGATATTACGGTGTTGGTGGAGAATTTTTTACCGAGCAATAAAACGATAAGCAACGCGGCAATGAAGCAGTTAAAGCATCATACTTGGCCTGGAAACGTTAGGGAGCTTGAAAACACCATAGGTCGTGCTGTGCTATTGAGCCCCGGGCAAGAAATTGAGTGTGAGCATTTAGCAATTCAAACACCACAACATGAAGAGCCGCTTGAATATACACAAGCAGATATCGAAGCCGCATTAGACAGCGCTGATGGCGTAGTCAGTAAAGCCGCAAGAAAGCTTGGGTTAAGTCGGCAAGCACTATACCGGAGAATGGAGAAGTTTGGCTTAAAATGA
- a CDS encoding sensor histidine kinase, translating to MMVSLQAAVSACLFVSLLVFAAILWLAALFAIPFTLAIPLGLLVAAVVGVIGISYFFSRQQRIIDCLTDGIRSFKDQDFSVQITHFESIEMSDLILEYNRLSTTLKKQRHATSQRELLLDTILQVSPVSIILLNQFDQVVYANDKAGKLLNNKKSLSGLVLHHAIANADPKLQTILLQKESGFVTFQANDEKQSYYFSRQSITLNHQPHVLLMCQNLSSEMSRQEVGLWKNAIRLISHELNNSLAPISSLTNSANTIVERSAKEQNHALIQLLPEMLSTINRRTENLSEFVAKYSEFARLPAPHITEQPLQPLLDTVGKLYDFTLLAALPLERAFFDPIQVEQVMINLIKNAHESGSEVSEIGVKLLVDYQRLIVVVVDRGAGMEEEKLANAVLPFFSTKPSGTGIGLSICNEVAIAHGGQLKLFNREKGGLMVQFDLPLVAPKA from the coding sequence ATGATGGTGTCTCTTCAAGCAGCGGTGTCTGCATGCCTATTTGTATCACTATTAGTGTTTGCGGCTATTCTATGGCTGGCAGCTTTATTTGCAATACCATTTACTCTGGCAATTCCACTGGGGCTACTTGTTGCGGCGGTAGTAGGCGTTATCGGTATCAGTTACTTTTTCTCTCGCCAACAACGGATCATAGATTGCTTAACGGACGGGATCCGCAGTTTTAAAGATCAAGACTTTTCAGTTCAAATTACGCATTTTGAAAGCATAGAAATGTCTGATCTAATTTTGGAATATAATCGTTTATCGACAACACTAAAAAAGCAGCGCCACGCTACTAGCCAAAGGGAGTTACTACTCGATACCATTTTGCAGGTGTCGCCGGTGTCGATTATATTACTCAATCAGTTTGATCAGGTTGTATATGCCAACGACAAAGCTGGGAAATTACTCAATAACAAAAAATCTTTAAGTGGCCTTGTACTTCATCATGCCATCGCGAATGCAGATCCTAAGCTGCAAACAATTTTGCTACAAAAAGAATCCGGGTTTGTGACTTTTCAAGCCAATGATGAAAAGCAGAGCTATTACTTTTCAAGGCAGAGTATCACACTCAACCACCAGCCGCATGTGTTGCTTATGTGTCAAAACCTATCTAGCGAAATGAGCCGCCAAGAGGTAGGGCTTTGGAAAAACGCCATTCGGCTGATAAGTCATGAGCTCAATAATTCATTAGCGCCCATTTCTTCGTTGACGAACTCCGCAAATACAATTGTAGAGCGAAGCGCCAAAGAGCAAAACCACGCCCTTATTCAACTATTGCCCGAAATGCTTTCGACGATTAACCGCCGCACCGAAAACTTGAGTGAATTTGTGGCTAAATATAGCGAATTTGCAAGATTACCTGCGCCACATATTACAGAGCAACCCTTGCAGCCCTTACTTGATACCGTTGGTAAGCTTTATGATTTTACTTTGCTGGCAGCACTTCCTTTGGAGCGCGCTTTTTTTGATCCCATACAGGTAGAGCAGGTGATGATAAACTTAATAAAGAATGCACACGAATCAGGCTCAGAGGTGAGCGAAATAGGTGTGAAGCTGCTGGTTGACTACCAACGACTAATCGTTGTAGTTGTTGACAGAGGCGCAGGGATGGAAGAAGAAAAGCTAGCAAACGCAGTACTGCCATTCTTTTCTACTAAACCCAGTGGCACAGGCATAGGACTTAGTATTTGTAATGAAGTTGCCATTGCCCACGGTGGACAACTTAAGCTATTTAATCGCGAAAAGGGCGGACTAATGGTGCAGTTTGATCTGCCTCTCGTTGCACCTAAAGCATAG